The Allorhodopirellula heiligendammensis genome includes a window with the following:
- the zwf gene encoding glucose-6-phosphate dehydrogenase yields the protein MSNTIVIFGASGDLTSRKLIPALYQLHAKGRLPEQTRIVGVSRSEFEHEEWRKALRETTAKFAGKVFDSSQWDTFAPNIYYQAGDIQDSASFEKLASFLHEIEEGQSTGRVYYLSTMPQLYKTAIEQLGAAGLACEDNGTRRVIIEKPFGTDLKTAKVLNQSIHNVFDEDQIYRIDHYLGKETVQNIFALRFANSIFEPLWNRNYVDHIQITVAEEVVIGRRAGYYDTSGILRDMFQNHLLQLMMITAMEPPARFDANMVRGEKVKVLHAVRKMSGGDFAAQTVRGQYAGYLQEEGVPADSQTATFAALKLYCDNWRWQGVPFYLRSGKGMSCRTTQIVIQFKDVPHMLFGDKRRNTLGNRLVIQVQPAEGIQLHFETKVPDAGMKTRTSHLDFNFQDSIGGSAMPDAYQRLLLDAVQGDASLFSRGDEVELAWGIIDPILEAWNSPAAPPLLVYETGLWGPPEANEWMLAQKREWFDVCPVLQ from the coding sequence ATGTCCAACACGATTGTAATCTTTGGTGCTAGTGGCGATTTAACCAGTCGCAAGTTAATCCCGGCACTTTATCAACTTCACGCCAAGGGCCGGTTGCCTGAACAGACGCGAATTGTCGGGGTTTCCCGTAGCGAGTTCGAGCACGAGGAGTGGCGTAAAGCACTCCGTGAAACGACCGCCAAGTTTGCTGGAAAAGTGTTCGACAGCTCACAGTGGGATACATTCGCGCCGAATATCTACTATCAGGCCGGTGATATTCAGGACTCTGCGTCGTTCGAGAAGCTGGCGTCTTTCCTGCATGAAATCGAGGAGGGCCAATCCACCGGACGAGTCTATTACCTGTCGACAATGCCGCAGTTGTACAAAACGGCGATCGAACAGCTCGGGGCCGCCGGACTCGCCTGCGAGGATAACGGTACCCGACGCGTCATCATTGAGAAGCCGTTTGGCACCGACCTGAAGACCGCGAAAGTACTCAATCAGTCGATCCATAACGTCTTCGACGAAGACCAGATTTACCGGATCGATCACTACCTGGGCAAGGAAACGGTCCAAAATATCTTTGCGCTGCGATTCGCCAACAGCATTTTTGAACCACTGTGGAATCGCAATTATGTCGATCACATTCAGATCACCGTAGCTGAGGAAGTCGTGATCGGGCGGCGCGCCGGGTACTACGACACCAGCGGCATTTTACGCGACATGTTTCAGAATCACCTCTTGCAGTTGATGATGATCACGGCGATGGAGCCACCCGCACGGTTTGACGCCAACATGGTCCGCGGAGAGAAGGTCAAGGTGCTACATGCCGTTCGGAAAATGTCCGGCGGTGATTTCGCTGCCCAAACGGTACGCGGGCAGTACGCCGGTTATCTCCAGGAAGAAGGCGTGCCAGCGGATAGCCAGACGGCGACCTTTGCCGCGTTGAAGCTGTACTGCGACAATTGGCGTTGGCAGGGGGTTCCTTTTTATCTCCGTTCAGGTAAAGGCATGTCATGCCGCACCACACAGATCGTCATTCAGTTCAAAGATGTGCCTCACATGCTCTTTGGCGACAAACGTCGCAACACCCTCGGCAATCGCTTGGTGATCCAAGTGCAACCCGCTGAGGGAATTCAATTGCACTTTGAGACCAAGGTCCCTGATGCCGGTATGAAGACTCGCACGAGTCATTTGGACTTCAATTTCCAAGACTCGATAGGCGGTAGCGCTATGCCGGATGCCTACCAGCGGTTGCTGCTCGACGCTGTGCAAGGCGATGCGAGTTTGTTTTCGCGGGGCGATGAGGTCGAGCTGGCGTGGGGCATTATCGATCCGATTCTTGAGGCCTGGAACAGTCCCGCCGCGCCACCTCTGCTCGTTTACGAAACCGGATTGTGGGGGCCCCCTGAAGCGAACGAGTGGATGTTGGCACAGAAGCGAGAGTGGTTTGATGTCTGCCCCGTATTGCAGTAG
- a CDS encoding DUF1552 domain-containing protein, with product MMSTNNIPACPQGSHRLPRRTLLRAAGMSLGLPLLESMTPAAGSAFASASQDTGSAPVRMACIFVPNGVIQPKWRPTVNGYTRGKDGQLEADGKSGNVDSRDWEISDSLRPLSAMKSQINLIENLALDNGRAGKDGAGDHARGGSTFLTAARPVKTSSAIRLGISVDQVAATALAGKTTLPSLELGLQGSRNAGSCDSGYSCAYSSNISWKNETQPMPKETIPRLAFERMFGSGDAAAQRERREMRRSILDIVRGDADKLMRQVGETDKRKLDEYFSSVREIELRIERTEEEDRASLPDLQVPYGRVSAFREHARLMFDLMVVGFQTDTTRVATLMLDTAGGNRTYSEIGVNDAHHGMSHHRNKEDIVAKIQKVDHYLIEQFAYFVEKLNATSDAHGTLLDQSMVLYGSGLGDGNRHTHHDLPIVLAGGAGGQIQTGRVIRYEQEQPMANLFLSMLDCMGTPAEAVGDSTGLLNGLKA from the coding sequence ATGATGTCGACCAACAACATCCCGGCGTGTCCGCAAGGTTCTCACCGCTTGCCTCGGCGGACGTTGCTCCGCGCCGCAGGCATGTCGCTCGGTCTGCCCTTGCTCGAGTCGATGACTCCGGCAGCTGGCAGTGCTTTCGCGTCAGCGAGCCAGGATACTGGATCGGCGCCGGTACGGATGGCTTGTATTTTCGTGCCCAACGGCGTGATCCAGCCCAAGTGGCGACCGACCGTCAACGGCTACACGCGAGGCAAGGATGGGCAGCTCGAAGCTGATGGTAAGTCCGGTAATGTGGATTCGCGTGATTGGGAGATCAGTGACTCGCTTCGACCGCTCTCGGCCATGAAGTCCCAGATCAATCTGATCGAGAACTTGGCGCTTGACAACGGCCGAGCGGGCAAGGACGGGGCGGGTGATCACGCACGAGGCGGATCGACTTTCTTGACGGCGGCACGTCCGGTGAAAACCAGTAGCGCGATCCGTTTGGGAATTTCCGTCGACCAAGTCGCCGCCACAGCACTGGCAGGAAAGACCACGCTGCCCTCACTCGAACTCGGACTCCAAGGCAGCCGCAACGCCGGTAGTTGTGATTCAGGTTATAGCTGCGCCTATTCCTCGAACATTTCATGGAAAAATGAAACCCAGCCGATGCCCAAGGAGACAATCCCACGGCTGGCGTTCGAGAGGATGTTTGGCAGCGGTGACGCAGCAGCTCAGCGAGAGCGGCGGGAAATGCGACGCAGCATTCTCGATATCGTACGGGGTGATGCCGACAAATTAATGCGGCAGGTTGGCGAGACGGACAAGCGGAAGCTCGACGAGTATTTCTCGAGTGTTCGGGAAATTGAATTGCGAATCGAACGCACCGAAGAGGAAGATCGTGCTTCGTTGCCCGATCTTCAGGTGCCCTATGGTCGAGTCTCCGCGTTCCGCGAACATGCGCGTCTGATGTTTGACTTGATGGTGGTTGGTTTTCAAACCGACACGACGCGCGTCGCTACGCTGATGCTCGATACCGCTGGGGGGAATCGCACCTACAGTGAAATAGGTGTCAATGACGCCCACCACGGGATGAGCCATCACCGCAACAAGGAAGATATCGTCGCAAAGATCCAGAAAGTCGACCATTATCTGATTGAGCAGTTCGCGTACTTCGTGGAAAAACTCAATGCCACCAGCGATGCGCACGGCACGTTGTTGGATCAATCGATGGTGCTCTACGGCAGTGGTTTGGGAGATGGAAATCGCCATACCCACCACGACTTGCCAATCGTGCTGGCCGGGGGCGCTGGCGGTCAGATTCAGACCGGGCGGGTCATCCGATACGAGCAAGAGCAACCGATGGCGAACCTATTTCTATCGATGCTCGACTGCATGGGCACGCCCGCCGAGGCGGTTGGCGATAGCACCGGATTGCTCAACGGGCTCAAGGCGTAG
- a CDS encoding DUF1588 domain-containing protein: MIVFEHSRCDAHRFALPAGLLRCSAMFVAALGLLPPPALHASDASAADNPSPTAIAADAWETTGWPLMQAYCVDCHNADYAEAEVDLSLLETLAGVQANSELAIHAVSMIEFAAMPPDDSDLPDAEERRQLGDQLDALVYHAACDLRPRPGHTTARRLNRPEYNNSIRDLFGIDFQPADSFPSDEVGGGFDNNADVLSLSTMLMDKYLTAAEDITSKIIVDPDTLPQVNATFAGDTLYILGETRTGSFGQRSITADGMAWFEVDIPVRGEYTIDVMASAQRDGLARVISAMHAADGTLLAIFEHDHRDSGGDDDRESTRMTLDAGTHRFFFRTALQPASEREQLKDDPDWQIGKSVFEPIVNIDDAELEKTRLPKGTALPHDGRIDTEQFPMRYNRFLVNGPSSSTREDLPPGQRKLLAKIPERRGDQYRNVGSAAKDSLRPLLRHAFRCEVGDEDVAPYVSLVERMCDRGDSYYDAMRVAISAVLVSPRFLFRVEVPEDEKTRELAKAGNSVPLTSTQLASRLSFFLWSSLPDKELLDAAKRNELVNSGKRAAQVRRMLADRKSESLGTQFARQWFALGNLESRDLDEFAASSTGELDTSGTLTPEMLSAETEQLFLHLLRENRPIGELLTSETTYVGPELANWYGVDFPAEKAENGYAAVNVGDRGRKGLLGHAGILLITSYPTRNSPVLRGKWILENILGTPPPDPPPGVPTLEETKTASANASLREQLELHRADPGCASCHRVMDQLGFGLEDYDHVGRMRAADDPARRDATGELPGGRSFAGAAELTTLLAQTEQERLAETAVRRMLSFAIGRELRPSDRCFVDAILAETRDENYRVRDLLEQVILSPPFLNHQAELPSP, encoded by the coding sequence ATGATCGTTTTCGAGCATTCACGTTGTGACGCTCATCGCTTCGCACTGCCTGCAGGGCTGCTGCGTTGTTCAGCGATGTTCGTTGCCGCCCTTGGGCTGTTGCCACCACCGGCATTGCATGCAAGTGACGCCAGTGCGGCCGACAATCCATCGCCTACCGCGATTGCGGCGGACGCATGGGAGACAACCGGTTGGCCGCTGATGCAAGCGTATTGCGTTGACTGCCACAATGCAGACTACGCCGAAGCGGAGGTCGATTTGTCGCTCTTGGAGACGCTCGCAGGCGTGCAGGCCAATAGTGAGTTGGCGATTCACGCCGTCAGTATGATTGAATTTGCGGCGATGCCACCTGATGATTCGGATTTACCCGATGCGGAAGAGCGACGTCAACTTGGCGACCAACTCGATGCGTTGGTCTATCACGCCGCCTGTGATCTGCGCCCACGTCCCGGTCATACGACTGCTCGACGTCTGAATCGCCCAGAATACAACAATTCGATACGCGACCTGTTCGGCATCGACTTTCAGCCCGCGGACTCATTTCCGTCCGACGAAGTCGGGGGTGGATTTGATAACAATGCTGACGTGTTGTCTCTGTCGACCATGTTGATGGACAAATACTTGACAGCGGCCGAGGACATCACATCGAAGATCATTGTCGATCCAGACACGCTGCCGCAGGTCAACGCGACCTTTGCGGGCGATACGCTGTATATTCTTGGCGAGACCAGAACAGGCTCCTTTGGTCAGCGTTCGATCACTGCTGACGGCATGGCCTGGTTCGAGGTCGATATTCCCGTCCGTGGCGAGTACACGATTGATGTGATGGCGTCGGCGCAGCGAGATGGATTGGCTCGCGTCATCTCGGCGATGCACGCAGCTGATGGCACTCTACTCGCGATTTTCGAGCATGACCATCGCGACAGTGGTGGTGATGACGATCGTGAATCGACTCGGATGACACTCGACGCCGGTACGCATCGGTTTTTCTTTCGAACAGCACTCCAGCCAGCGAGCGAGCGCGAGCAGCTCAAAGATGATCCCGATTGGCAAATCGGAAAATCGGTGTTCGAACCGATTGTAAATATCGATGATGCGGAGTTGGAGAAGACGCGGCTTCCCAAAGGCACCGCCCTTCCGCACGACGGGCGGATCGATACGGAGCAGTTTCCGATGCGATACAACCGCTTTTTAGTCAACGGTCCGAGTTCGTCGACACGTGAGGATTTGCCGCCCGGGCAACGGAAGTTGTTGGCAAAAATCCCCGAGCGTCGTGGTGATCAGTATCGCAACGTGGGATCGGCGGCGAAGGATTCGTTGCGCCCACTGCTGCGCCACGCTTTCCGGTGCGAAGTTGGTGACGAAGATGTCGCTCCTTATGTCAGCCTGGTCGAGCGAATGTGTGATCGCGGCGATTCTTACTACGACGCAATGCGGGTCGCGATCTCCGCTGTCTTGGTGTCTCCACGATTCCTGTTTCGAGTTGAAGTCCCTGAAGATGAGAAGACGCGAGAACTTGCCAAGGCGGGGAATTCGGTGCCGCTGACGTCGACTCAGCTCGCCTCGCGACTGTCGTTCTTTTTATGGAGCAGTCTGCCAGACAAAGAACTACTGGATGCCGCGAAACGCAATGAACTGGTGAATTCAGGAAAGCGGGCCGCACAGGTTCGGCGAATGTTGGCAGACCGGAAGTCCGAGTCGCTGGGTACTCAGTTCGCTCGCCAATGGTTCGCTCTGGGAAATCTTGAGTCACGCGATTTAGATGAGTTTGCCGCCAGCAGCACGGGCGAATTGGATACTTCGGGAACGCTGACACCAGAGATGCTGTCGGCGGAGACCGAGCAATTGTTCTTGCATCTGCTGCGTGAGAACCGACCCATTGGCGAATTGTTGACCTCCGAAACAACCTATGTGGGCCCGGAGTTGGCGAATTGGTACGGCGTGGACTTTCCTGCTGAGAAAGCAGAAAATGGCTATGCAGCCGTCAATGTTGGCGATCGCGGCCGCAAAGGCTTGCTGGGGCATGCCGGGATACTACTGATCACGAGCTATCCAACTCGCAATTCGCCGGTGCTGCGTGGAAAATGGATTCTGGAGAATATTTTGGGCACGCCGCCACCGGATCCGCCACCAGGGGTGCCCACATTAGAGGAGACCAAAACGGCATCGGCGAACGCGTCGTTGCGAGAACAACTGGAGTTGCACCGAGCCGATCCAGGATGTGCGTCGTGCCATCGTGTAATGGATCAACTCGGATTCGGCCTGGAGGATTACGACCATGTCGGTCGGATGCGGGCCGCGGACGATCCAGCCAGACGCGACGCTACCGGTGAGTTGCCGGGCGGTCGTTCCTTTGCGGGTGCTGCCGAGTTGACGACCTTGCTTGCTCAAACCGAGCAAGAACGGTTAGCAGAAACTGCGGTGCGCCGCATGTTATCATTTGCAATTGGTCGCGAATTGCGACCGAGCGATCGATGTTTTGTTGACGCCATTTTGGCGGAGACTCGAGACGAAAACTACCGGGTGCGTGACCTGCTCGAGCAAGTCATTCTCAGCCCACCGTTCCTAAACCATCAAGCGGAGTTACCATCGCCATGA
- a CDS encoding methylamine utilization protein yields MKIQFPIRRAATLALTAGVAVVGLISTAAAQDATLKMRFVYDGTPPPVGNVVPNKDLEFCGKHDIPNEKLIVNPDDKGIKNVIVQVYTRSSGKDLPKTTHTPQTHVLVNKDCRFEPHIVVAQTGDTLAITNPDPVGHNANVNFIRNTPQNPMIPSGQKKEIVLEEEEPAAIPVDCNIHPWMKAYIVVLEHPFVDVSNDSGEIEIQGLPAGKEIEFVVRYEGGKLDEVKVDGKLTEWKRHRFEVDLKSGVNDMGDILVPASAVSAD; encoded by the coding sequence ATGAAAATTCAATTCCCTATCCGGCGTGCCGCCACGCTCGCCCTTACCGCTGGCGTTGCGGTCGTCGGTTTGATCAGCACCGCAGCCGCTCAAGACGCGACGCTCAAGATGCGATTTGTGTACGACGGAACGCCACCGCCAGTTGGAAACGTTGTGCCCAACAAGGATCTTGAGTTCTGCGGAAAGCACGACATCCCGAATGAAAAACTGATCGTCAACCCCGACGATAAGGGGATCAAGAACGTGATTGTGCAGGTGTATACCCGCTCCAGCGGCAAGGATTTGCCGAAGACGACCCACACCCCGCAAACCCACGTTCTGGTCAACAAGGACTGCCGCTTCGAGCCTCACATTGTCGTCGCTCAGACGGGCGATACGCTCGCGATCACCAACCCCGATCCCGTCGGGCACAACGCGAACGTGAATTTCATTCGCAACACGCCGCAAAACCCGATGATCCCTTCGGGCCAGAAAAAAGAAATTGTACTGGAAGAAGAAGAGCCCGCAGCGATTCCAGTGGACTGCAATATTCATCCGTGGATGAAAGCGTACATCGTCGTGTTGGAGCATCCGTTTGTTGACGTTAGCAACGACAGTGGCGAGATTGAAATTCAGGGTCTGCCCGCCGGCAAGGAAATCGAATTCGTTGTGCGGTACGAAGGTGGCAAGCTCGACGAGGTCAAAGTGGATGGCAAGCTCACCGAATGGAAACGCCATCGTTTTGAAGTCGATCTCAAGTCGGGTGTCAATGACATGGGCGATATTCTCGTCCCTGCCAGCGCCGTTTCGGCAGACTGA
- a CDS encoding ATP-dependent Clp protease ATP-binding subunit: MYERFTDRARKVMQLANQEAQRFNHEYIGTEHILLGLVKEGSGVAANVLKNLDVDLRKIRLEVEKLVQSGPEMVTVGKLPQTPRAKKVIEYSMEEARNLNHSYVGTEHILLGLLREQEGVAAQVLMNLGLKLEDVREEVLNLLGHGLEGAEVGERGGRSGEGSEGGSSSSGKSGKSKTPALDSFGRDLTELARKGELDPVIGREREIERAIQILCRRTKNNPVLLGEAGVGKTAIIEGFAQRVINGEVPEILSEKRIVVLDLAMMVAGTKYRGQFEERIKAVMTEVRRVKNTILFIDELHTLVGAGGAEGAIDAANVLKPALARGEIQCIGATTLDEYRKYIEKDNALARRFQEIMVEPTGKAETIEILKGLRERYEEHHRVQFTDDAIVAAVEMSERYITARCLPDKAIDVIDESGARVRLRSMTRPPDLKEIDEQVETLNKDKEDAVANQDFEKAANLRDQAEKLRKKKDKITQEWREKSQQTDGVVDEEVIAEVVSKMTGIPLTRLSTEDSMRLLKMEDELHERVVSQEQAVTAIAKAVRRSRSGLKDPKRPTGSFIFAGPTGVGKTLLAKALAEYMFGDPDALVHIDMSEYMEKHNVSRLIGAPPGFVGYEEGGQLTEKIRRRPYAVVLFDEIEKAHPDVFNMLLQVMEEGRLTDSFGRNVDFRNTILIMTTNAGAEAIKNEAAFGFAKPDGDASYDSMKARVMDSIERVFRPEFLNRLDDTIIFRHLTTTDLKGIIDFELQKVRERLLDRGLALDLTDDAKEFLIKKGSNLDYGARPLRRALEQRIEDPLGEELLRGTFEGKDTIVITVHRDDSGKVTRLNFEGESRGLPPASEPEEAVGAAAGATEKEGDAAADDPS; the protein is encoded by the coding sequence ATGTACGAACGGTTTACAGACCGGGCCCGGAAAGTCATGCAGTTGGCTAACCAAGAGGCTCAGCGTTTCAATCACGAATATATCGGCACTGAGCATATTTTGCTGGGGTTGGTCAAAGAGGGCAGCGGCGTCGCCGCCAACGTGCTGAAAAACCTCGATGTCGATTTGCGAAAAATTCGTCTCGAAGTCGAAAAGCTTGTGCAAAGCGGTCCCGAAATGGTGACCGTCGGCAAATTGCCGCAAACCCCGCGCGCTAAGAAGGTCATCGAGTACTCGATGGAAGAAGCTCGCAATCTCAACCATAGCTACGTTGGCACCGAGCACATTTTGCTCGGGCTGCTACGGGAGCAGGAAGGCGTTGCCGCGCAGGTGCTCATGAATTTGGGCTTGAAGCTCGAAGATGTCCGCGAGGAAGTGCTGAATCTGCTCGGCCACGGCCTCGAAGGCGCCGAAGTCGGTGAACGAGGCGGTCGGTCGGGCGAAGGCAGCGAGGGCGGATCGAGCAGCAGCGGCAAGAGTGGCAAGAGCAAGACACCGGCCCTGGATAGTTTCGGTCGCGATCTGACAGAACTGGCACGCAAAGGCGAACTCGATCCCGTCATCGGACGCGAACGAGAAATCGAACGAGCGATCCAGATCCTCTGCCGCCGTACGAAAAACAACCCGGTGCTACTCGGTGAAGCCGGCGTTGGCAAAACAGCGATCATCGAAGGATTCGCGCAGCGCGTCATCAACGGCGAAGTGCCCGAGATCCTCAGCGAGAAACGCATTGTCGTGCTCGACTTGGCAATGATGGTCGCTGGCACCAAGTACCGGGGTCAGTTCGAAGAACGCATCAAGGCCGTCATGACCGAAGTGCGTCGCGTCAAGAACACGATTCTCTTTATCGACGAGTTACACACCCTGGTCGGCGCCGGCGGCGCCGAGGGCGCGATCGACGCTGCCAACGTACTCAAACCGGCACTTGCCCGGGGTGAAATCCAGTGCATTGGTGCGACCACCCTCGACGAGTACCGCAAGTACATCGAGAAGGACAACGCGCTGGCACGTCGTTTCCAGGAGATCATGGTTGAACCGACTGGCAAAGCCGAAACCATTGAAATCCTCAAAGGATTGCGTGAGCGGTACGAGGAACATCACCGCGTTCAGTTCACCGATGATGCCATCGTCGCCGCAGTGGAAATGAGCGAGCGGTACATCACCGCCCGCTGCTTGCCAGACAAGGCCATCGACGTGATCGATGAGTCCGGAGCACGAGTAAGATTGCGGTCGATGACTCGTCCACCAGATTTGAAGGAAATCGACGAGCAAGTCGAAACCCTCAACAAGGACAAAGAGGACGCTGTCGCCAACCAAGACTTTGAGAAGGCCGCTAATCTGCGTGATCAAGCCGAGAAACTTCGTAAGAAGAAGGACAAGATCACCCAGGAGTGGCGTGAGAAGAGCCAGCAGACCGATGGCGTTGTCGACGAGGAAGTGATTGCCGAAGTCGTTAGCAAGATGACGGGCATCCCCTTGACCCGCCTGTCGACAGAAGACTCGATGCGACTGCTCAAGATGGAGGACGAACTTCACGAGCGTGTGGTCAGTCAAGAGCAAGCCGTTACGGCAATTGCGAAAGCAGTTCGCCGTAGCCGTAGTGGACTAAAAGATCCGAAACGGCCAACCGGCTCATTCATCTTCGCTGGCCCCACCGGTGTCGGTAAAACATTGCTCGCCAAGGCACTCGCGGAATACATGTTCGGCGATCCCGATGCACTCGTGCATATCGACATGTCGGAGTACATGGAGAAACACAACGTCAGTCGTTTGATCGGCGCACCTCCCGGATTCGTCGGCTACGAAGAGGGCGGACAGCTCACCGAGAAGATCCGTCGTCGTCCTTACGCCGTCGTGCTCTTCGACGAAATCGAGAAAGCACACCCCGACGTGTTCAACATGTTGTTGCAGGTCATGGAAGAAGGCCGGTTGACCGATTCGTTCGGACGCAACGTTGATTTCCGCAATACGATCTTGATCATGACTACCAATGCAGGTGCTGAGGCGATCAAGAACGAGGCTGCGTTCGGCTTTGCAAAACCAGATGGTGACGCGAGCTACGATTCGATGAAAGCTCGAGTGATGGACTCGATCGAGCGTGTGTTCCGCCCTGAATTCCTGAACCGCCTCGATGACACGATCATTTTCCGCCACCTGACCACGACCGACCTGAAAGGCATCATCGATTTCGAACTGCAGAAGGTCCGCGAGCGATTGCTCGATCGCGGCTTAGCGCTCGATCTGACCGACGACGCCAAGGAGTTCTTGATCAAGAAAGGCAGCAACCTGGATTATGGTGCTCGACCACTACGTCGTGCTCTCGAACAACGGATTGAAGATCCGCTGGGCGAAGAGTTGCTACGCGGCACCTTCGAAGGGAAAGACACGATCGTGATCACCGTCCATCGCGACGATTCCGGCAAGGTTACCCGGCTTAACTTCGAGGGTGAAAGTCGTGGCCTACCACCAGCTTCCGAACCCGAGGAAGCCGTCGGTGCAGCGGCCGGAGCCACCGAGAAGGAAGGCGACGCAGCGGCGGATGATCCATCCTAG
- a CDS encoding class I SAM-dependent methyltransferase, producing the protein MNSPESYETVPYPDFVHPRTNPDSIAAMAQLFGAVPPSPHREQCRVLELGCGQGGNLISLASLFPDSQFSGVDLSPGHIAAGQATIAQLGFKNIQLRQGDLSEFPGEAMGSSRDLTYDYILVHGVYSWVPESVRQHVLRICDDHLSPHGVALISYNTLPGWHAKGMVRELIQFHAANHPGEPLQMIREAKRFVADLAESVPESSGYGKLLREQFQGLCQSDESYLFHEQFEAVNEPRYFSQFINEISTASLRFICESSFAFVPSQSPGIQRRLTAMPMVEREQTIDFLCNRTFRQSLICRADSSAPIGESPDSDSITDLFLSTEVSCFDEAGQPLPNTPPDGEMRITNPDGASATLRSATTKAAILHLSQIRPTSKSFSQIWQHVLTTIPNCEDSNATRTLLREELMQLAQVSMVRFATGPLPLTHIVSAQPKSSPLARWQAARGPVVTSQLHQAIRLDAATREMISLCDGFNDHYAIIDGMLRFVSRDGVSLQHEGAAVTDPDLLRSLVAEKVPANLRNLAEMGFLMG; encoded by the coding sequence ATGAACTCTCCCGAATCCTACGAAACCGTTCCCTACCCCGACTTCGTTCACCCCCGCACCAACCCCGACAGCATCGCGGCGATGGCGCAGTTGTTTGGGGCGGTTCCGCCGAGCCCGCACCGTGAGCAGTGCCGCGTGCTCGAACTGGGCTGCGGCCAAGGTGGAAACCTCATCTCCCTGGCGTCGCTCTTTCCCGATTCGCAGTTCTCAGGCGTCGATCTTAGCCCCGGGCACATTGCGGCCGGACAAGCCACCATTGCTCAACTTGGATTTAAAAATATCCAACTGAGACAGGGCGATCTGAGCGAGTTCCCAGGGGAGGCGATGGGATCGAGTCGTGATCTCACGTACGACTATATCCTCGTTCATGGTGTTTATTCCTGGGTACCAGAAAGTGTTCGCCAGCACGTACTGCGCATCTGCGACGACCACCTATCGCCGCACGGAGTGGCTTTGATCAGCTACAACACGCTGCCGGGCTGGCACGCCAAAGGCATGGTGCGAGAACTGATCCAGTTTCATGCGGCAAACCATCCAGGTGAGCCGCTGCAAATGATTCGCGAGGCCAAACGGTTCGTCGCGGATCTCGCCGAATCGGTGCCTGAATCCTCCGGTTACGGAAAACTGCTGCGAGAGCAGTTCCAAGGGCTCTGCCAGTCCGATGAGTCATATCTCTTTCATGAACAGTTCGAAGCGGTCAACGAGCCACGCTATTTCAGTCAGTTTATCAACGAGATCAGCACTGCGAGCCTGAGATTTATCTGTGAGTCAAGCTTTGCGTTCGTGCCCTCACAAAGCCCAGGGATACAGCGCCGACTCACCGCCATGCCGATGGTCGAGCGCGAACAGACAATCGACTTTCTATGCAATCGTACGTTTCGACAATCGCTGATCTGCCGGGCTGACTCAAGTGCACCGATTGGTGAATCACCTGACTCCGATTCGATTACCGATTTATTTCTATCGACGGAAGTCAGCTGCTTCGACGAGGCGGGCCAACCACTGCCCAACACACCACCCGACGGTGAGATGCGGATCACCAACCCCGACGGAGCCAGCGCAACCCTCCGCAGTGCCACCACCAAGGCCGCGATATTGCATCTGTCTCAGATCCGCCCGACATCGAAATCATTCAGCCAGATTTGGCAGCACGTGCTCACAACGATACCGAACTGCGAAGACTCCAACGCGACCCGGACCCTTCTCAGGGAAGAATTGATGCAGCTCGCTCAGGTGAGCATGGTGCGGTTCGCTACCGGCCCTCTGCCGCTGACACACATTGTCTCGGCCCAGCCAAAATCCAGTCCATTGGCCCGGTGGCAGGCAGCCCGGGGCCCGGTGGTCACATCTCAGCTACACCAGGCGATCCGATTGGACGCGGCCACGAGGGAGATGATCAGCCTCTGCGACGGCTTCAACGACCATTACGCCATTATCGACGGCATGCTTCGTTTCGTCTCGCGCGATGGCGTCTCGCTGCAGCACGAAGGTGCCGCTGTTACCGACCCCGATTTGCTACGCAGCCTCGTGGCCGAAAAAGTGCCAGCAAACCTGAGAAACCTTGCTGAAATGGGATTTTTAATGGGGTAG